In Candidatus Zixiibacteriota bacterium, a single genomic region encodes these proteins:
- the ctaD gene encoding cytochrome c oxidase subunit I: MSSTDSALDLSFLRHPKGLKSWLLTLDHKRIGVLYLVGITTAAFLGGFFAMLIRLELFRPGPDIMGPDTYNQMFTLHGAIMIFLFIIPGIPAALGNFVLPLMLGAKDVAFPRLNLASWYIYVIGACFALYSLISGAADTGWTFYTPYSTQTNTSVISMTLGAFILGFSSIFTGINFIVTIHRLRAPGQTWFKLPLFVWGLYATAIIQVLATPVLGITLALLMLERLFGIGIFDPAMGGDPVLFQHFFWFYSHPAVYIMILPGMGIISELISVFSHKKIFGYKAIAYSSLGIALVSFLVWGHHMFTSGQSEIAAMIFSFLTFLVGIPSGIKVFNWVMTMYKGSISLDTPMLYALSFLVLFTIGGLTGIFLGALSVDIHLHDTYFVVAHFHYVMMGGTVMAFIAGLHYWWPKMFGRKYSVFWSKLACALIFIGFNATFFVQFILGTRGMPGRYFDYRDQFQQLHAFSTVGSWILGLGFIVMLAYLIHSLYRGKRSGPNPWGALTLEWTTPSPPPPYNFAETPKIIHGPYDYDKIDVQRD; the protein is encoded by the coding sequence ATGAGCAGTACAGATTCAGCTCTCGATCTGAGCTTTCTCAGACACCCAAAAGGTTTGAAGTCGTGGCTTCTTACACTCGATCACAAGCGTATAGGAGTGCTCTATCTGGTCGGCATCACAACCGCAGCCTTCCTGGGCGGGTTTTTTGCGATGCTGATTCGCCTGGAGCTTTTCAGACCTGGACCCGACATCATGGGGCCCGACACATATAACCAGATGTTCACGCTTCATGGCGCGATAATGATCTTCCTCTTCATAATACCCGGTATTCCGGCGGCTCTCGGCAATTTCGTGTTGCCTCTGATGCTTGGCGCGAAAGACGTTGCATTCCCCCGCCTGAATCTCGCAAGCTGGTATATCTATGTCATAGGCGCCTGCTTTGCACTCTACTCACTCATCTCCGGCGCAGCAGATACCGGATGGACTTTCTACACGCCTTACAGCACGCAGACAAACACGTCTGTGATTTCGATGACTCTCGGAGCATTTATACTCGGATTCTCATCCATATTCACCGGGATCAACTTCATCGTTACAATACACAGGTTAAGAGCTCCCGGCCAGACCTGGTTCAAGCTTCCGCTCTTTGTGTGGGGACTCTACGCAACGGCAATCATACAGGTACTTGCCACGCCGGTTCTCGGAATCACTCTTGCCCTATTGATGCTCGAACGACTCTTTGGAATCGGTATATTCGATCCTGCGATGGGGGGCGATCCGGTGCTGTTTCAGCATTTCTTCTGGTTCTACTCTCATCCAGCGGTCTACATTATGATCTTGCCGGGGATGGGGATAATTTCCGAATTGATATCTGTGTTCTCGCATAAGAAAATCTTCGGATACAAGGCAATCGCCTATTCGAGCTTGGGCATCGCGCTTGTAAGCTTCCTCGTCTGGGGACACCACATGTTCACCAGCGGTCAGTCTGAAATCGCAGCGATGATATTCTCGTTCCTGACATTTCTGGTAGGTATCCCATCAGGTATCAAAGTGTTCAACTGGGTGATGACTATGTACAAAGGCTCGATCAGTCTCGATACACCCATGCTGTACGCTCTCTCGTTCCTCGTGCTGTTCACGATTGGCGGACTGACCGGAATCTTCCTCGGCGCGCTATCAGTCGACATCCATCTGCATGACACGTATTTCGTAGTCGCACATTTTCATTACGTTATGATGGGCGGTACAGTCATGGCGTTCATTGCAGGGCTGCATTACTGGTGGCCGAAGATGTTCGGGAGGAAGTACAGTGTCTTCTGGAGCAAGCTGGCATGCGCCCTGATATTCATCGGTTTCAATGCGACTTTCTTCGTTCAGTTCATTCTTGGAACAAGAGGAATGCCTGGCCGCTATTTCGATTATCGCGATCAATTCCAGCAGCTGCATGCTTTCTCGACCGTCGGTTCCTGGATACTCGGCCTTGGTTTCATCGTCATGCTGGCGTACTTGATTCATTCCCTGTACAGAGGCAAACGCTCCGGTCCGAACCCGTGGGGAGCTCTAACACTCGAATGGACAACGCCGTCTCCTCCCCCG